CGGGACATTAAATCTCCGCGTGATCTGTTGATTGAAGATGAACCTTTGACCCTGACCAAGCGGGAAGAAGCTCGCCAGGCCATTCATCCGTTATATGATTTTGATGCAGATGCGGGTCACAATAGCATCGCCCGCCTGAATCGTGGCCTGCGTGAGCTCACGCGTGCTGCTGCTCAACCAGAAACAGCGAAGGCCGCAGACGCCACCGTCACTGCAGACGGGGACGAGGACAAACTGCGTGCTGCGGTTGAAACGGCCTTCGGCGTTGCGCTGACTGATGAGGACTATAAGGTCCTGAAGACCCTTCCCGCCGACCTTGACGTCGCCGCACTCACTCTTAGTCTACAGCAAGAGGTGTTTGATCGACCCCTCGTGGCTAATCTCAAACTGTTTCTTGCCGATCAGGCCAAGGGTGTTGTCGTTCGCGATCTCTCAAGCCAGACCGAGAAGGTCTATACCGATTTACCTCGGGTGATGGGTCTTACTGAGGCGCTTGCCGGGAGTGATCCTCTGCTCAAACAGACTCCGGGAATTAAACGTGCTCAGCGAAAGGTTCTCCTCGGGGTTTTTCAGCAGTTGCTTCGGCCCAGTTTGACCTACAATCAGCAAGAGACCGAGCTGCGTCGTCAGAGAGCATTCGATGATATCGCCCCCGTACTTTTTCAGGTTAAAAAAGGTGAGATGATTGTGCGGGAGGGGGAGCGGGTGACCGCCGTTCAGATCGCCAAGTTACATGCTCTGAGCGAACTCGGACGCGACAATCGAACCCTGCAAATCGGGTTTGGTCTCCTCTTGTGCATCCTTATTTTTTATGCAACGGCCCATTGTTTTGTCCGGTCGAGTATCCGCAAATACAACCCTGATGTGCGTGCTCTCCTCTTTTTGGCCTGTACGACACTGGTCTTTTTTCTGGTGGTTAAAACCTGCATGGCGATCGCGACCGGGCTGGCGAGTACTGTCGGGTTTATCGACGCCAACAGTTTTTACTATGCCATCCCCTTCGCCATGGGTGCCATGGTGGTGCGGATCATTCTAAACTCTGAGACCGCCCTGATCTTCTCTGTCTGCATCTCCTGGCTGGTTGGAGTCCTCTTCGGCAACAGCTTGTTTATTGCGCTTTATGTCCTGGCTTCGAGCCTGATGGGGGCGCATGGCGTGCGTCACTGTAAAGAACGCTCCAATCTTTACCGGGCTGGGGTCTGGGTTGCTCTGGTCAATGCTGGAATGTTGCTGGGCATCCACCTGCTGGCGGGTAAGCCGCTCGATTTGCAGTTGCTGTACAAGCTCGGTCTGGGGCTTTTTGGGGGCCTGCTCAGTGCGGTGGTGGTGAATGGTATTATCCCTCTTGCCGAAAGCATCTTTAAATACACCACCGATATCAAATTTCTTGAATTAGCCAACATGAATTCACCGGTTTTGCGCGAATTGATGGTTCAGGCCCCGGGGACTTATCACCATTCCATGATCGTCGGCAGCCTGGTTGAATCTGCTGCTGAAGAGATCGGTGCCAATCCCCTGTTGGCACGGGTTGCTGCTTATTATCATGACATCGGCAAGATCAAAAAACCGCTCTATTTTTTCGAGAATACCGGGGGACAGCGCAACAAACATGACAAGCTTGCGCCTTCGATGAGCGCCCTGATTTTAACGGCACATGTGAAAGAAGGTGTCGAACTGGCGCGTGAACGCAAATTGGGTGCCCCTATTATCGACATTATTCAGCAGCATCACGGTACGGCGCTGATCAAGTTTTTTTATGAAAAGGCCAAACTGCAGGTCAAGCCCGGGATGGAGCAGATCGATGAGCGGGCTTATCGCTATCATGGGCCAAAGCCACAGACGCGTGAGGCTGCTTTGATTATGTTGGCCGATGCGGTTGAAGCCGCCAGTCGTACCCTGACCGACCCGACGTCGGCGCGCATTCAGGGGATGGTGAAAAAGTTGATCAACAATATTTTTATTGATGGCCAACTGGAAGAATGTGATTTGACCTTGAAAGATCTGCACCTGATCGCTCGAAGCTTTAATCAGGTGCTTGGGGGGATTTTCCATAACCGGATTGACTATCCTGAGCCGGTTCATATAGTGCGTGAGAAAAAAATGGAGGCAGAGCCGACTAGTGAAAATCCAGATCGAGAACCACCAACGGAGCCAGAAGATCCTGATGCGGCCGCTGCGAAAGATAGCCACAAAGATCTTAAGCGCCTTGGGATTCCCTGATGGCGAGCTCTCACTGCTGATCGTCAATAACGACGAGATTCAACAAATTAATCGCGATTATCTGCAGCGGGACAGACCGACCAATGTCATCTCCTTTGCCATGCAGGAAGGAGAGGGGGCCGGCGTTCAGCCTCAGTTGCTGGGTGATGTGGTGATCAGCGCCGAGCGCGCGGCCGCAGACGCTGTTGACGCAGAGATCCCTTTTGAACATGAACTGGTGTTTCTGTTACTGCACGGAATTCTGCATCTGCTCGGCTTTGATCATGAGCGGGGCACTGAAGAGCAGGCCATCGAAATGGAAGCGAAGGAACGTGAAATTTTTTCGTTGATACAACAGGAGTTTCTCGATGAGAATGGCTTTAAAGCAGCACTCTAGACAAGGGGGATTGGTTGCAGCCTGAACGATCTGAGCCGGGTTTTATCCGCGGTCTGAAAAAAATCTTCTCGACACGCCCGCTGGCCAGCACTGAAGCTGACTTGCAGGAGATGATTGATGCCTCTGAGTTAGGGGGGATCATTGATGAAGAAGAAGGGGACATGCTCCAGTCGATTCTGGAACTGAATGACACCATAGTGCGGGAGATTATGGTGCCGCGCACCTCGATGGTCTGTTGTGATCGTACTGCGCCCCTCGCGGATATTTTAAAGGCGATCAACGATTCCGGGCATTCGCGTATTCCTGTTTATGATAACAGCCGTGACAACATCTTCGGACTTGTTTATGCCAAGGATCTTTTACGTTTCTGGGGCACCCCGCTTGAAGAACTGAATCTGAACCAGGTTTTGCGCCCTCCCTTTCTGGTCCCCGAGTCCAAAAAAGTCAGCGATCTACTGCAGGACTTCCGCCAGCGCCGTGTGCATATGGCCATTGTCATCGACGAATATGGTGGCACCTCAGGATTGGTCACAATAGAGGATCTGATCGAGGAGATTGTCGGCGATATTATGGATGAGTACGACCTTGAAGAGGATTGGTTGATTGTTGAGGAGACTGGTACGGTGCTGGTCGATGGACGTCTGAATATTGAGGAGTTTGAAGAGCATTTCTCGATCTCCGTAGCGCGAGAAAAATTCGATACCGTGGGTGGCTATGTCGTCGAAATGCTCGGTCGGGTACCCGCTCGCGGCGAGCGCCTTGAGTTCGACAAGCTGCAGATGCTGATTGTGGATGCCGACCCGCGGGCGGTGCGACAAATCAGGGTTTTCCCGGCCGGTCTCGTCGCTGAGGGATGAAGCCAGCTCTCCTTACATATTGCCGCAACCGAATCGATGTTTATTTAGTCCCGGCGGCGCTCTCCGGCTTGTTGCTGGCGGGGGCCTTCCCGCCGGTCAGCCAGGGCTGGCTCGGTTTTCTCGCGCTGGTCCCCCTGCTGCTCGTTGCCGAGCGCCGGCCCTTTGCCAGTGGCCTGGTCTGCGGTCTCTTTTTCTTCGCTCCACTCCTCTACTGGCTGAATATTGTCATGACCGACTATGGTGGACTGGCGCCTTTCTTCTCGGTGGTTGCCTGGCTGCTTTTGTGTCTCTACCTGTCCTTGTATTTTGGGGCTGCTCTCTGGTTGAGTTGCCGTGCTCAACATATGCTGCGTATCCCGTTACTGGTCTCCTTGCCGCTGGTCTGGGTGGCCTTCGAATATCTGCGTGGCATTCTGCTGAGTGGTTTCCCCTGGGGTCTTTTAGGCTATGCCGCCATCGACATGAATAATTTGCGGCAACTGGCCGATCTTTTCGGCGTTTATGGCCTATCCGCCCTGTTTATGATCTGCAACCTGACTCTGACCCTCTTTTTGCAATATCGACAACCGCGTCTCATCTGCTGCGGACTCCTCCTCTGTGCCCTGTTGCTGGGGGGTGGTTTTTATTATGGTCGTTCAATTCTGTCCAGTTCGGGGAGTAGTGATCTGCCGCGTATGACCCTTGGCTTGATTCAGGGGAATATTGGACAACACCAGAAATGGGACAGTACCTATCGTCAGCAGACTCTGGATGCGTATCAACGCCTCAGCCTGAAGGCAGCAAAACAGGGCGCCAGACTGTTGATCTGGCCGGAAGCTGCGACTCCTTTTTATCTGCAGGAGAAGAGTCCCTCCAGTAGTCAGGTTTTGCGAATCCCCGCTCTAACCGACACCTCATTGCTGCTTGGTAGCCCCTCATATCAAGTGACTCCTGATAATGGTTACCGTTATTTTAACAGCGCCTTTCTGCTTGGGGGCGATGGTCGGGTGTTAGGTCGGAGTGATAAAATCCATCTGGTCCCTTTTGGAGAATATGTTCCATTTGCCAAGGTGCTGTTTTTTATAAATAAGCTTGTCTCCGGGGTGGGAGATTTTAGCCCAGGAACAGTCAGGCCTTTGGCCCTGAATGGTCATGATCTTGGTGTCCTGATCTGCTACGAGGCGATCTTTCCGGCGCTGGCTCGTGAGTATGTGAATAACGGCAGTGATCTCTTGGTCAATATAACCAATGATGCCTGGTTCGGGCGCTCTTCTGCGCCGCGTCAGTTGCTCGATATGACTCGTATGCGTGCCATAGAAAATCGGATCTGGATCGCCCGCGCAGCTAATACCGGCATCTCGGCGTTGATTGGCCCGGATGGCGCGACTCTCGGCGAGACGCCTTTATTTCATGAAGCCATCGTCACCGGTCAAGTGGAACTGGGGGCGAGGCCATGCCTTTATCGCCATATCGGAGATCTTTTTTCCTACCTGTGTCTACTCCTCAGCGGCGGGCTTCTCCTGGGCTGCTTTATCCGGCGCCAAAAAGCCTGAAAATCGTTGGTCGTCTTCGCCTCCTGGTATTTTTTGAATAAAAATGTCTATTTAAGAGATTGACAGCCCCCGGGACTCTAATCTATTTTAATGGAACAGTGTTTTGTTAATATTGAACTCTGAGTTTTTCTCTCCTGATCTGACTGGCGATGCATTGAAATTATGCTAGGCTTTTAAGTGATGCTTTCCCGTGGGTCCCTGTGTCATTGGGACAAAAAACTATCTCACCACAAACTAACAGATAAAAGGAGAACGAAAATGCGATTTTCGAGATTGATGGCCTTGGTTGCAGCAGTTTCGCTGCTTTGCAGCGGAATGGCTTTTGCCGGTAAGGATCTTGACGCGGTTCAGAAAAAGGGTTTTATTCAGGCCGGTGTCAACGGCGGGGTGTTCGGCTTTGGTATGCCTGATAAAAATGGCGTCTGGAGAGGTCTGGATGTTGATACTGCGCACGCTATTGCCGCTGCGATCTTTGGCGATGCAAATAAAGTTAAGTTCACCCCACTGACCGCGCAGCAGCGTTTCACTGCCTTGCAATCGGGTGAAATCGACGTGCTCACCCGTAACGCAACTCGGACCCTGACTCGTGAAACTCAACTTGGTCTGAATTTTGTGGCGGTCAATTACTACGATGGCCAGGGCTTTCTGGTTCCGAAAAAACTTGGACTGAAGAGTGCGAAAGAGCTTGATGGGGCTACAGTCTGCGTCCTGCCTGGTACCACCACTGAGCAGAATGCTGCCGACTATTTCCGTACTAACAACATGAAATGGAAGCCGGTTGTCATCGAGAACACCACGGAACTGGCCAAAACCTTTTTTGCTGGCCGCTGCGACGTGCTGACCTCGGACGCTTCACAGTTGGCGGGGACCCGCGCGGTTGCTCCGAATCCCAAAGACTACGTTATCCTTCCTGAAATCATCTCCAAGGAGCCCTTGGCTCCAGCCGTCCGTCATGGCGATGACCAGTTCCGTGATGTCGTTGATTTTTCGGTACTTGCGATGATCAATGCCGAAGAACTGGGGATTACCTCAAAGAACGTTGATGAAATGCTCAAGAGCAAAGATCCTGTCATTCAGCGTTTTCTCGGCGTTATCCCTGGCAATGGCGCGGCGCTCGGTCTTGATGAAGCCTGGGCCTACAATATCGTCAAGCAGGTTGGAAACTATGGTGAGGTGTTTGAGCGCAACGTTGGGGTCAACACGACCCTCGGGCTTGAGCGGGGGCTCAACGCCTTGTGGACACATGGTGGCTTGATGTATTCACCGCCTTTCAAGTAATTTTTCTATGCGACCCGGGGGACGTTTTAGCGAACGCCCCCCGTTTTTTATCTGCACAGCCCCTGTATGAAAAGAGCTACCTTGGACACTCAGACATCCGGCACAAATGGTGATCTGCCGCCAACCGTTCCATTCTGGCGCGATCCTGATAAAAGAGGAATGGTGTTTCAGATCGTGGTGCTGCTACTGGCTCTCAGCATCGGTTATGTTCTCTTCACCAATACCCAGGCCAACTTAAAAAGACAGTCGATTGCGACTGGCTTCGGTTTTTTACAGCGAGAAGCCGGTTTTGAGATCGGTGATCCCGCGATCGCATATACTGCGGCGGATACCTACTCACGGGCACTCCTTGTCGGTGCACTAAACACCCTCAAGGTTTCTTTTGTCGGCATTTTATTGACCCTGCTCCTGGGCGTCATCGTCGGAATTTCGCGTCTTTCTCGTAACTGGCTGGTGTCGCGCCTGTCAGGCGGGTTTATCGAGGTGATGCAGAATATTCCGATTCTGCTGCAGCTCTTTTTCTGGTACGCATTATTTTACGAAGCTTTTCCGGCGCCTCGACAAGCCCTCAACCCGCTGCCGGGTGTGTTTTTGTGTAATCGCGGGCTGATCTTTGGCGTACTTGCTGATCATCCCGTGCATAGCCATATGCTTATTGCGTTACTGGTCGGCGTGTTCGGCTGGTGGTTGTTGGCGCGCTGGGGGCACAAGGTCCAGGATAACACCGGGCGGATTTTGCCGATTCATCGCATGGGGATAGGGCTTTGTCTGCTGCTGCCCCTGCTGCTCTGGTTGTTTGCCGGGGCCCCAACCGCGCTCAATATACCGGTCCTCAAGGGCTTCAACTTCTCGGGCGGGGTGACGGTCAGTCCGGAGTTTAGTGCGTTGTTGTTGGGGTTGGTCCTTTATACCTCGGCTTTTGTTGCCGAAATCGTACGTGCCGGCATTCAAGCTGTCGACCGCGGTCAGGTCGAAGCGGCTATGGCGATTGGCCTTCGCCCTGGACAGGTCCTGCGCCTGGTGATTTTACCTCAGGCCTTGCGGGTCATTATTCCGCCGTTGACCAGCCAGATGCTTAACCTGACTAAAAACAGTTCGTTGGCGATTGCCATCGGTTATTCAGATTTTGTTTCTGTCGCCAATACTACGATTAACCAGACTGGTCAGGCGATCGAAGGTGTCGCATTGATCATGGCCATTTACCTTTGCTTCAGCCTGTCGACCTCGGTCTTTATGAACTGGTACAACAAAAAAATGACTCTGGTGGAGAGGTAATATGCTGAATTCACGGATTGCAAATGCCGCCAGAGAACAGATGAAGCCACCGATCCGCAACGTTGGTGTGATCGGCTGGCTGCGCGAAAACCTCTTTAATAACTGGTTTAATTCAATTCTGACTCTCCTGGTTCTTTATGGCCTTTGGCTGTTTGTCCCGCCGTTGTTCCGTTGGGCCTTCGTCGACAGCCTCTGGTTCAGCAGTGCTGAGGCCTGCCGCGATATTAATGGCGCCTGTTGGTCGATTATTCCTGATAATGCCAGTTTTATCTTTTTCGGTTTCTTCCCCAAAGGGGAACACTGGCGACCGCTTTTAACCATGCTCTTGTTGTTCGGCCTGGTTTTCTACTCAAAAGACAGCAAACATTGGAAACGTTCCCTTGGTATCTACTGGACTATTGGCTTGATCAGCATGGGTACCCTGATGTACGGCGGTGTGTTTGGTATGCCGGTGGTTGAGACCGATCAGTGGAGTGGTTTTCCGCTGACCCTGATGCTGGCCCTCTTCGGGATGGTCTTCGCTTATCCTCTGGGGGTTTTGTTGGCCCTCGGGCGGCGCTCGAAGTTGACCGGAATCAAGTCGCTCTGTGTGGTCTACATCGAACTGATTCGGGGCGTACCGCTGATCAGTCTGCTATTCATGTCCTCGGTCATGTTTCCGCTCTTCCTCCCCGAAGGGATCAGCATCGACAAGGTGCTGCGTGCCCAGGTTGCAATCATTCTGTTTACCGCCGCCTACATCGCAGAGGTGGTGCGCGGTGGTTTGCAGGCCATCCCCAAGGGGCAGTATGAGGCGGCCGAGTCTCTTGGGCTGGGCTATGGCAAGACAATGCGCCTGATCATTTTACCCCAGGCCCTGAAAATTGTGATTCCGCCATCCGTCGGGATTCTGATCTCGGCTTTTAAAGATACTTCTCTGGTGGTTATCATTGCTCTGTATGATGTCCTCAAAACCACTCAGGTCACCCTGTCGAATCCAACCTGGATGGGTTATTCCAGGGAGGCGTATCTGTTTCTGGCCGCGCTCTATTTTATCTGTTGTTATGCGATGTCCAGTTACAGCCGAAAACTCGAAAGAGCACTTCACACCGGTCGTTAGATTATGAATAAACGGGATAACCTTATGAATGAACAGTCGACAAGAGTTCAGGAAAAAAATGGGGAGCCGATCATCGAATTGATCGGCATGCACAAATGGTATGGTGATTTTCATGTCCTGCAGGATATTAATCTGCGGGTTGTCCACGGTGAGAGGATCGTGATCTGCGGCCCTTCGGGGTCAGGAAAATCGACCATGATTCGCTGTATCAATCGCTTGGAAGAGCACCAGAAGGGGCGGATTATTGTCGACGGGATCGAACTCACTAAAGACATTAAGAATATCGAAAAGGTTCGCGCCGAAGTCGGGATGGTGTTTCAGCACTTCAACCTCTTTCCCCATCTGAGCATTCTCGAAAATCTGACCTTAGGGCCGATCTGGGTACGCAAGACCCCGAAAAAAGAAGCCGAAGAAGCGGCGATGATGTATCTGGAGAAAGTCCATATTGCCGAGCAGGCGCTTAAATTTCCCGGTCAACTCTCAGGGGGGCAGCAGCAGCGGGTGGCGATCGCGCGTAGTCTGTGCATGAACCCCAACGTTATGCTGTTTGATGAGCCCACTTCGGCGCTTGATCCCGAGATGATCAAAGAGGTGCTCGACGTTATGATCGATCTCGCTGAAGAGGGTATGACGATGCTGGTTGTCACCCACGAGATGGGCTTCGCCAAGAGTGTCGCCGACCGGGTGATGTTTATGGATGCCGGACAGATTGTTGAACAGAACACGCCGCATGAATTTTTTGACAATCCGCAGAATGAGCGGACGAAGCTGTTTTTAAGTCAGATATTGTAATAGTCGCGGCATGAGGCGTAAGGGACTGGAATCCAAGGCTATCTATTGTAGATAGCCTTGGCCTTTTCTGAGGGCTTATTTTCGTAATTCAAAGCGATTCTCTTCCACATTTTTTATGGTATTTTGTGGGTCGAAAATTTGTCCGTTCATGGCGATATAGACCCCCGGGGGGAGCGTTTGTGCGGCGGTCAGTGCTGAGGCGACATTGAAAAGGGCATCCGTTGCACGAAAGCGTGCCGGCTGCATGGCCCCCGTAAGAACCAGGGTTTTTCCAGCAATCCCTTTTAGCGCTCGACCGGTTTGAACCATAGTGTCCGTCCCATGAGTGATGACCACCTGGGTGGAACCACTCGCTTCGATCGCCCGCCTGATCTGGGCGCGGTCCTCATCGGTCATATCGAGGCTGTCCTTGCGCATAACCTCGGTCACCTTGACGTCAATCGTCAGGTTGGCCTCGATGAGCAGATCCTGAATAGGGGATTCGCCTATCTGAAAATTGCTTTTGGCATCAAAGTAAACCTTGTCAATGGTGCCACCTGTTGTAAAAATTTCAATCATTGGGTTACTCCCTGTCCAATGCTGGCAAAGTTGACCTCCGTGGCCCTTTTGCCCGGGCGAAAAAGAGGGGTAACCGTAGTGTATACAAAAAAAATCACATGAAAAGGAAAACTGATGACAACAATCCAAAAAACAGAATTTGACCTTAACGGAGAGAAGACCTGGGAAGCATTTGATGCGCCTTCTCTGGTCGGGAACTCTTTACGCTTTGTGTCTGGCGATCCCCAGGGACAAAGGTTTCGGGTCCGTTATTTTCGTGACGAAGAAAAGGCTCTTATGGCTCGCGTATGGTTTGGACCTGAAACAGAAGGTCCTCCTGGACATGCTCACGGTGGCTCAATGGCGGCAGTACTGGATGAGGTGCTAGGCCTCGCAGCCTGGGCGGCGGGTCATCCGGTCGTGGTCGGCCGATTGAACATTCATTTCAGCTTGCTGCTGCCGCTTGAAACCGTGATGCAGGTTGAAAGCGAGGTCGTGTCGGTTGAGGGGCGAAAAGTTAAAGTGAAGGGACGGATTATCGGCGCCGAGGGAACCATTTACGCTTCAGCCGATTGCCTGTGTATTAACATCCTGAAGAGTTAAAACGCCTGAAAAAAGCCAACAAAAACCCCCACTGCCATGGGCAGTGGGGGTTTTAAACAGTTTCAGCGGCGATTGCCCATGATCCTTAACATCATTAAAAAGAGATTGATAAAGTCGAGATAAAGAGTCAACGCGCCGAGAATAGAGGCTTTTTTACTGGACTCGGCATCCGCGAAGCCAGCGGCTCCGATTCGTTTGATCTTCTGGGTGTCATAAGCGGTCAGGCCGATAAAGACGCCGACGCCGATGTAACTGATGACCCAGGTGAGCATGGCACTCTGCATGAAGATGTTAACCACCGAAGCGATTATAATGCCGATCAACCCCATAAAGAAGAAACTGCCCCATCCGGAGAGATCACGTTTGGTGACATAGCCGTAAAGGCTGACCGCACCAAAGGTTCCGGCGGCGATCACGAAGGTGCTGGCAATGGAACTGCGGGTGTAGATGAGAAAGATCGAGGCGAAGGTCACCCCGCTTAAGGCGGAGTAGAGCAGAAACATCAAGGTTGCGGTGGTGGCGCTAATTCGATTGATCGCTGCTGAAAGGCCAATCACCAGGCCTAGTTCACCGAAGATCAGGGCGTAGAAGGCCAGCTTGTTGCCAAAAATCAGATTGAGCAGAGCAGGGCTCGACAGGGTCATCGTTGCCGCCAGGGCGGTCAGGCCCAAACCGGCGGTCATCCAGCCATAGACTTTGGGGAGGAAGGTTGAAACACCTACAATTCCTGAGGCGTGTGAGAAGGTTTGTCTGTCATTAAGCATTTTTTGAAATCTCCATTTTAGTTAAGGTCCAGCTGAAATATAGCCGATTCCGGGTGTCGGTTGCAAACTTCTTGCAACTGAATGCGGCTAGGTTAAATCCGCCCATCGATTGCTCTGGAGCATCGGTCGGCGGCCTGTCAGTCCCGTTGCCCTTCGCAGCACCAACAGGCATTAAGCTGCGCCTGTCAGGTCTCACCACAGAACTGACAGGTCCAAGTCTCAGCAGCCTCCCCGTCAGGTTTCGCCAGCCAACCATCAAGCAGGACGCGCACGTGCGGATAGGCTTCATCAGCGATGACCCATAGTTCGGGATAGCACTCGGTGAAGGGGGTTTCCCCCCAGAGCGGCGATGAGCTGCTCGTTACGCACCAGGCAACCAACCCCTCTGTTCGAAGTAACTCCTTGAATATTCCAGCCAGGGGGCGCCGCCATAAGTCGAAGGTGCGTAGCTTCTTCACTCCATGATTATAGCAATGAATGAAAGCCCGCGTAATGGGGATTCTCTTTAAAAAACAGATGGAAAATCGATCCCGCTGTGCGTTTTTTAAGTAGTGGACTTCAAACCCGGCTGTCGAGTGATTTGGGATCTCGTCACATTTGGGCGGGGTGCTAATCTGGGGTAAAATAGGAAAATCTGTCAGAGCGCTATTCAATAAAATGGGTTTTCCATCCATCTCGCCGCAATTGTGGGTTAATGTGGTAGCTTCTCGCAGGGGTTTTTCTATGGGGCAATGGGGTCAGATTTGCAAAGTCGCAAACCTGACCACCTCAAAGACAACCTGCTGAGTTTTTCTTCCATGGTGTTCGTGGGGTTGTACCTGAGAAGCAGAAGCATTGATTAATCTACTGGAGAGTTAAATGAAACGGTTATGTAATTTTATAATAAGCTTTACCTTCATTGTCATTATGCTCCTTATCGCCTCACCTGCCATAGCTTTGGAATTTGATGATTTTCATACAGGCATGACTATGTCGGAAGTGGTAGCTATGGGCAGAAAAAAAGATGTCCCTTTAGTAATATCTGGGAGCCCAGCTGGAAATATAAAGGGCTTCAATGAGCGGTTAATCGACAAGAATTTTTTAAATGCTTCTGCTATTGAATATACTTCAAAGCTCCTGGGAGTAAACACACGCATCACTCTAAAAATGACCAGTGTAGAGCCACGAAAGTTGTACGAGATAGAGGCTCGATTTCCCAGCTCAAAGAAATCTGAACTTCTGGAGATACTTACAGGGAAATACTCTATACCAAGCACTCCATATTTTAAGGGCCTAAAAGCCTACCAATGGGGGTTCAAACCTGATAAAGGATCCAAAGAAGATATACTTCCAATAGAAAATACTCTCGTGATTCTACTCCTAAATGACTCTTTTTATAATTATTTGACATATACAGATATAAAACTAAAAGAAATAGAACTAAAACAGAAATCTCATAATAACAAAATAGAAGAACGTAACTACACTCCTGAGGATACCAAGAGATTTTGAAGAGGTGCAACACAATACTACAACTTAGGAATTTATGTCTTCTTGGATGAGTTGGATAGCTAACTAGAAGGTAGGATTATGCTAGTTGTAGACAAATAGGCCGAAGGAAAGGCACTCAATGGCGCTCTGTTCGCGCCACCAATCGCAAGCATGGTTCAGGATAGTTTACAAAGTGCATTGCTTGTAAATCTTGCGATCCTCTTCATTTTTTATAGATCAGGCGAATCTAGGATTCCAGGGGTGATTCAGGTGTACCAAGGTGCGCGAATATAAAAACAAAGGGCTCGGCCATTTCTGGCTAAGCCCTTGTTTTTATAGATGGTACCGAAGGCCGGAATCGAACCGGCACGGCCAGAAGCCATCGGTTTTTGAGACCGACGTGTCTACCAATTCCACCACTCCGGCATGCGAAGGTCGATTATAGGCAGAAGTTCACCGATGTCAAGTCTCAGTTCGCAGTTTATACAGATGGTGAATTTCTTGCCAACGGGTGGCACGCTTAATTGGTTTGGCGTTGATGCTGGCGACCGGCAGCAGCTCGGTCATGGCATTGCTCAGCCAGACTTCATTC
Above is a genomic segment from Geopsychrobacter electrodiphilus DSM 16401 containing:
- the ybeY gene encoding rRNA maturation RNase YbeY; translated protein: MGFPDGELSLLIVNNDEIQQINRDYLQRDRPTNVISFAMQEGEGAGVQPQLLGDVVISAERAAADAVDAEIPFEHELVFLLLHGILHLLGFDHERGTEEQAIEMEAKEREIFSLIQQEFLDENGFKAAL
- a CDS encoding hemolysin family protein codes for the protein MQPERSEPGFIRGLKKIFSTRPLASTEADLQEMIDASELGGIIDEEEGDMLQSILELNDTIVREIMVPRTSMVCCDRTAPLADILKAINDSGHSRIPVYDNSRDNIFGLVYAKDLLRFWGTPLEELNLNQVLRPPFLVPESKKVSDLLQDFRQRRVHMAIVIDEYGGTSGLVTIEDLIEEIVGDIMDEYDLEEDWLIVEETGTVLVDGRLNIEEFEEHFSISVAREKFDTVGGYVVEMLGRVPARGERLEFDKLQMLIVDADPRAVRQIRVFPAGLVAEG
- a CDS encoding HD family phosphohydrolase, with the protein product MAKKVQSGPLDKRPDKKVEKKSEKKGDRKSFASAEQARLWYRDKNQVAKVLLIVIALLLTLVIIPKGGFIPEYHVPGEIASRDIKSPRDLLIEDEPLTLTKREEARQAIHPLYDFDADAGHNSIARLNRGLRELTRAAAQPETAKAADATVTADGDEDKLRAAVETAFGVALTDEDYKVLKTLPADLDVAALTLSLQQEVFDRPLVANLKLFLADQAKGVVVRDLSSQTEKVYTDLPRVMGLTEALAGSDPLLKQTPGIKRAQRKVLLGVFQQLLRPSLTYNQQETELRRQRAFDDIAPVLFQVKKGEMIVREGERVTAVQIAKLHALSELGRDNRTLQIGFGLLLCILIFYATAHCFVRSSIRKYNPDVRALLFLACTTLVFFLVVKTCMAIATGLASTVGFIDANSFYYAIPFAMGAMVVRIILNSETALIFSVCISWLVGVLFGNSLFIALYVLASSLMGAHGVRHCKERSNLYRAGVWVALVNAGMLLGIHLLAGKPLDLQLLYKLGLGLFGGLLSAVVVNGIIPLAESIFKYTTDIKFLELANMNSPVLRELMVQAPGTYHHSMIVGSLVESAAEEIGANPLLARVAAYYHDIGKIKKPLYFFENTGGQRNKHDKLAPSMSALILTAHVKEGVELARERKLGAPIIDIIQQHHGTALIKFFYEKAKLQVKPGMEQIDERAYRYHGPKPQTREAALIMLADAVEAASRTLTDPTSARIQGMVKKLINNIFIDGQLEECDLTLKDLHLIARSFNQVLGGIFHNRIDYPEPVHIVREKKMEAEPTSENPDREPPTEPEDPDAAAAKDSHKDLKRLGIP
- the lnt gene encoding apolipoprotein N-acyltransferase, producing MKPALLTYCRNRIDVYLVPAALSGLLLAGAFPPVSQGWLGFLALVPLLLVAERRPFASGLVCGLFFFAPLLYWLNIVMTDYGGLAPFFSVVAWLLLCLYLSLYFGAALWLSCRAQHMLRIPLLVSLPLVWVAFEYLRGILLSGFPWGLLGYAAIDMNNLRQLADLFGVYGLSALFMICNLTLTLFLQYRQPRLICCGLLLCALLLGGGFYYGRSILSSSGSSDLPRMTLGLIQGNIGQHQKWDSTYRQQTLDAYQRLSLKAAKQGARLLIWPEAATPFYLQEKSPSSSQVLRIPALTDTSLLLGSPSYQVTPDNGYRYFNSAFLLGGDGRVLGRSDKIHLVPFGEYVPFAKVLFFINKLVSGVGDFSPGTVRPLALNGHDLGVLICYEAIFPALAREYVNNGSDLLVNITNDAWFGRSSAPRQLLDMTRMRAIENRIWIARAANTGISALIGPDGATLGETPLFHEAIVTGQVELGARPCLYRHIGDLFSYLCLLLSGGLLLGCFIRRQKA
- a CDS encoding amino acid ABC transporter substrate-binding protein, translating into MRFSRLMALVAAVSLLCSGMAFAGKDLDAVQKKGFIQAGVNGGVFGFGMPDKNGVWRGLDVDTAHAIAAAIFGDANKVKFTPLTAQQRFTALQSGEIDVLTRNATRTLTRETQLGLNFVAVNYYDGQGFLVPKKLGLKSAKELDGATVCVLPGTTTEQNAADYFRTNNMKWKPVVIENTTELAKTFFAGRCDVLTSDASQLAGTRAVAPNPKDYVILPEIISKEPLAPAVRHGDDQFRDVVDFSVLAMINAEELGITSKNVDEMLKSKDPVIQRFLGVIPGNGAALGLDEAWAYNIVKQVGNYGEVFERNVGVNTTLGLERGLNALWTHGGLMYSPPFK